The segment TATGCGATGCGAGTTTCATCTCGCTGGCCAAGGTGTTGGCGGCGCCTCTGGGTTTTGCACGGCCGGGCGCGCATCTGGTCGCGCTGATCAAGCCGCAGTTCGAAGCGGGACGGGAGGAGGTCGGCAAGGGCGGGGTGGTGCGGGATCCGGCCGTGCATGAACGCGTCTGCGCCCAGGTCGCCGCCTGGATCGAGGGGCAGGGTTGGCAGGTTGCCGGCGTGACCGCCAGTCCGATCACGGGACCGGAAGGTAATGTCGAATTCCTGATTGGAGCGGTCCGGCAGGACGGCGGGCAGGGGGAGCGCTGATGGCCGAACTGGCTTCGCCCCGTCAACTGCGGGTTGCCTTCATGCGCTGGGCGCTGATCTGCGTTCCCGCAATCCTGTTGCTGGGGACGATTTCTGGTCGGATAGCCAATTCGGATGAAGGCAATCCGTGGTTCGATGCGCTTTCGAAGCCGGCGCTGATGCCGCCCGCCTGGGTATTCGGCGCCGTCTGGTCGATCGTCTACGTCCTGATGGCCCTCGCGCTTGCGATGATCCTCAATGCGCGCGGAGCCAAGGGGCGTGGGGTCGCGGTCGCGCTCTTCCTGATCCAGCTCGGTCTGAACCTGGCATGGTCCCCGGTGTTCTTCGCGATGCACCGGATCATGTTGGCCTTTGGGCTGATCGCCGCCATCCTGCTATGGGCGGGCGCGACGACGCTGGTTTTCTGGAGAATCCGGCCGGCGGCGGGGATGCTGATGCTGCCCTATCTGGCGTGGCTGCTGTTCGCGGGAATGCTGAACTGGCAGATCCATGAGCGCAACCCCAATGGGGTTACCCTTGTGCCAGTCCGCGGAGATACCCAGATAATCATTCAATGACCGCCGCAAGGCGGCGAAGGAAGGAATTGACCATGCAGTCCGAAAATCGCCTGTTCGACGATTTCGTGAAGTTCATGAACGGTGCGGCCGGAACGCTGGCCGGCATGGGGCGTGAAGCCGAATCT is part of the Rhizorhabdus wittichii RW1 genome and harbors:
- a CDS encoding TspO and MBR like protein (PFAM: TspO/MBR family protein) is translated as MAELASPRQLRVAFMRWALICVPAILLLGTISGRIANSDEGNPWFDALSKPALMPPAWVFGAVWSIVYVLMALALAMILNARGAKGRGVAVALFLIQLGLNLAWSPVFFAMHRIMLAFGLIAAILLWAGATTLVFWRIRPAAGMLMLPYLAWLLFAGMLNWQIHERNPNGVTLVPVRGDTQIIIQ